Proteins encoded in a region of the Paenibacillus wynnii genome:
- a CDS encoding threonine synthase, which yields MNFSYLSHLDCPQCGETYDANDIQQLCVCGSPLLVRYKLDRVKQELKREDLLSRKADLWRYHELLPVSDPLNVVTLGEGMTPLLELPKLAEDYGITTLLMKDESLVPSCSFKARGAAVGVSKAKELGVRKLAMPTNGNAGAAWALYAARAGIEATIVMPLDAPKITRSEVALAGARLYLVNGLISDAGKIVAQEVGQNGLYDASTLKEPYRIEGKKTMGIEIAEQLGWEMPDVILYPTGGGVGLIGIYKALQELQEIGWVEGKLPRLVAVQAEGCAPIVKAWEEKAERSEFWPNSTTAAFGINVPKALGDFLVLKAIYETEGAAVAVSDEEMSVEQEKVARLEGAFICPEGAAAFAAARKLALAGWITEGERVVVLNTGAGIKYPESVQVNPPLLEVGEFISPIEQGK from the coding sequence ATGAACTTCAGTTATTTATCTCATTTAGATTGTCCGCAATGCGGCGAGACCTATGATGCTAATGATATACAACAGCTTTGTGTCTGCGGTTCTCCGCTGCTGGTTCGTTATAAACTGGATCGGGTTAAACAGGAGTTGAAGCGTGAGGATCTTCTGAGTAGAAAAGCAGACCTATGGAGGTATCATGAGCTGCTACCGGTTAGTGATCCTTTGAATGTTGTGACCCTAGGTGAAGGTATGACACCTCTGCTGGAGCTGCCAAAGCTAGCGGAGGACTATGGAATAACCACCTTGCTCATGAAAGATGAAAGCCTTGTGCCAAGTTGCAGCTTCAAGGCACGCGGGGCGGCGGTTGGAGTATCCAAGGCAAAAGAGCTCGGCGTCCGTAAGCTGGCGATGCCTACTAATGGTAATGCCGGAGCAGCTTGGGCACTTTATGCTGCCCGGGCAGGGATCGAGGCAACGATAGTGATGCCTCTGGATGCTCCCAAGATTACACGCAGCGAGGTGGCATTGGCCGGGGCCCGGTTGTACTTGGTGAACGGGTTGATTAGCGATGCCGGGAAGATCGTTGCGCAGGAGGTTGGGCAAAACGGACTTTATGATGCCTCAACATTAAAAGAGCCGTATCGTATTGAAGGTAAGAAAACGATGGGAATTGAAATTGCCGAGCAATTGGGCTGGGAAATGCCGGATGTAATTCTGTACCCTACAGGCGGCGGGGTTGGGCTTATTGGTATTTATAAAGCATTGCAGGAACTGCAGGAAATCGGCTGGGTGGAGGGCAAGCTTCCGAGACTTGTTGCTGTGCAAGCAGAGGGCTGTGCGCCAATAGTTAAAGCTTGGGAGGAGAAGGCGGAACGCTCTGAGTTCTGGCCGAATTCGACTACAGCGGCTTTTGGGATTAACGTACCGAAGGCACTGGGGGACTTTCTGGTGTTGAAGGCTATCTACGAGACGGAAGGGGCTGCAGTCGCCGTTTCTGACGAAGAGATGAGCGTCGAGCAAGAAAAGGTCGCTCGTCTGGAGGGCGCGTTTATTTGTCCCGAAGGGGCAGCAGCCTTTGCCGCTGCACGTAAGCTAGCGCTTGCAGGCTGGATCACAGAAGGGGAAAGAGTAGTAGTGCTTAATACTGGGGCAGGCATTAAATACCCTGAATCGGTGCAGGTCAATCCGCCATTGCTTGAGGTTGGGGAATTCATTTCTCCCATCGAACAAGGTAAGTAA
- a CDS encoding RNA-guided endonuclease InsQ/TnpB family protein translates to MANDKNGNYIKGTKKELPEDWVTYGFCYAVFPSKEQQPRLERSFGCERKVYNEYVAGLYEYLESIEYTGGRISYKVPNYTTITNKFDFLDKSNDSFVYNDAKMRFTAAIKKYNEQYAKKPIQFKKSIRYKIKNEGYIPNVRDIKGLPKFHSKKQGKLSYTTNQTNGNISVVKNENDNGYLLRIPKFQDGIAIHLHRELPVGGVVKKATIRREGTKYLVSLSVDFPFKSEKPIEQINPEKVIGLDYSQSELYVDSNGEAAEYPRYHKIIEKRQRRLNKSLARKKNAASLGSEGKIIYSNNYKKTLSEYQDVMKKAKNQRKDFLHKASNQKTNDYDAIVVEDLDLSNLAQCLSLGKKLHDNGFGMYRNMLTYKALKKGKHFIIADKFFPSSKLCSECGGKNKHLKLSDRVFLCPHCGLKKHRDHNAALNLKQYGIGLLGQKLTA, encoded by the coding sequence ATGGCAAACGACAAAAATGGAAATTACATTAAAGGAACTAAAAAAGAATTGCCAGAAGATTGGGTAACCTATGGCTTTTGTTATGCTGTGTTTCCAAGCAAAGAACAACAACCCAGGCTTGAACGTTCATTCGGTTGCGAACGTAAAGTGTACAACGAGTATGTTGCTGGATTGTATGAGTACCTTGAATCTATTGAATACACCGGCGGACGCATTTCGTACAAAGTTCCAAACTACACGACGATTACGAATAAGTTTGATTTTCTTGATAAATCGAATGATTCTTTTGTATATAACGACGCAAAAATGCGTTTTACGGCAGCTATTAAAAAGTACAACGAGCAGTATGCGAAAAAACCAATTCAATTTAAAAAATCAATTCGATATAAAATCAAAAATGAGGGTTACATACCGAATGTTCGCGATATTAAAGGCTTACCTAAATTTCACAGTAAGAAGCAAGGTAAGCTAAGTTATACAACTAATCAAACAAACGGCAATATTAGCGTCGTTAAAAATGAAAACGACAACGGTTATTTGCTTCGCATTCCAAAGTTTCAAGATGGAATTGCAATTCATCTCCATCGCGAACTACCCGTTGGTGGAGTCGTAAAAAAAGCAACTATCCGTAGAGAAGGAACGAAATATCTCGTTTCGTTGTCGGTTGATTTTCCGTTCAAAAGTGAAAAACCTATCGAACAAATCAATCCAGAAAAAGTCATTGGATTGGATTATAGCCAATCCGAATTGTATGTGGACAGCAATGGTGAAGCAGCTGAATATCCACGTTACCATAAAATAATTGAAAAACGACAGCGTAGGCTGAACAAGTCTCTTGCCCGTAAAAAAAATGCTGCTTCACTGGGCTCCGAGGGGAAGATTATCTATTCAAATAATTATAAAAAGACCTTATCGGAGTACCAAGATGTAATGAAAAAAGCTAAGAATCAAAGAAAAGATTTTCTACATAAAGCAAGTAATCAGAAGACCAATGATTATGATGCAATCGTTGTAGAAGACTTGGATTTGAGTAACTTGGCACAATGCCTGTCGCTCGGTAAAAAACTGCACGATAATGGCTTTGGGATGTACCGAAATATGCTTACATACAAAGCCTTGAAAAAAGGAAAACACTTTATCATCGCTGATAAGTTCTTTCCTTCAAGTAAATTGTGCAGCGAGTGCGGAGGCAAAAACAAACACTTAAAGTTATCAGACCGTGTATTTTTGTGTCCACATTGCGGCTTAAAAAAGCACAGAGACCACAATGCCGCACTTAATCTTAAACAATACGGCATAGGGCTCCTTGGTCAAAAACTGACCGCGTAA
- the dhaS gene encoding dihydroxyacetone kinase transcriptional activator DhaS: MSNSFLTKNALAHSLKSLMEHTPLNKISVKHLVDDCGLNRQTFYYHFQDIFDLLGWIYKTEAVESIAQYRSYNTWTDGFYRIFCYIERNKAFCCNTLDSLGRNHLDAYLYEVTNDLIMGVINELATGLEVNGEDKRFIANFYTLAFTGLMIQWMRNGMKDEPKLIITKLSGLIEGNFLKALHTYEKRPS, from the coding sequence GTGTCCAATTCCTTCCTTACCAAAAATGCGCTCGCCCATTCGTTAAAAAGCCTTATGGAGCATACACCGCTCAATAAGATTTCCGTCAAGCATCTGGTGGATGATTGCGGATTGAACAGGCAAACCTTCTATTATCATTTTCAGGATATATTCGATCTGCTCGGCTGGATTTATAAGACTGAAGCGGTCGAAAGCATTGCTCAATATCGGAGCTACAATACGTGGACGGATGGATTTTACCGTATCTTCTGTTATATCGAAAGAAATAAAGCCTTCTGCTGCAACACTTTGGATTCCCTGGGTCGAAACCATCTGGACGCTTACCTGTACGAAGTGACGAATGACCTCATTATGGGTGTCATTAATGAACTGGCCACGGGACTTGAGGTCAACGGCGAAGATAAACGGTTTATTGCGAACTTCTATACGCTGGCATTCACCGGCCTCATGATCCAGTGGATGAGAAACGGTATGAAGGATGAACCGAAACTGATCATTACGAAGCTAAGCGGGCTGATTGAAGGAAACTTCCTGAAAGCCTTGCACACATACGAGAAACGACCGTCGTAA
- a CDS encoding oleate hydratase, whose product MKKEYGNQQVYFVGGGIASLAGAAYLVRDCDFPGQNIHIIEEMKILGGSNDGAGDVEEGYVIRGGRMLNDEAYENLWELLLTIPSIDHPGMSVREEIIAFDTANPTHSNARLVNSKGEVEDVLSMGFDMADRMALGKLILTPEDKMGKARINDWFAPHFFETNFWYMWATTFAFQPWHSAVEFKRYMIRFIHEFPRIQTLEGVTRTPYNQYDSIILPMHKYLEPFGVDFTLKCTVTDLEFKDGDGITVTKMNVLREGVEDVIHVNEGDLVIVTNGSMTEGSSLGSMTSAPQLNGKGSSWKLWENIAAKKPGLGNPSSFDDHVDGSKWESFTVTFQDSKFFDLMEKFSRNRAGTGALVTFKDSSWFMSIVLAFQPHFRNQPEHVKVFWGYGLYPDKVGDFVKKRMCDCTGEEIMEELIGHLHFEEHKDEIMATANCIPCMMPYITSQFMPRLNSDRPKVVPEGSTNLAFVGQYCEIPDDVVFTEEYSVRAARIAVYTLLGINRPIEPINQHQFDVRTLFTSFVTSFR is encoded by the coding sequence GTGAAAAAAGAGTACGGTAATCAACAGGTTTATTTTGTGGGCGGCGGAATTGCATCACTTGCGGGTGCAGCTTACCTCGTCAGAGACTGTGACTTTCCGGGACAGAACATTCACATTATTGAGGAAATGAAAATTCTCGGCGGCAGCAACGACGGTGCAGGCGATGTCGAGGAAGGTTATGTTATTCGAGGCGGACGGATGCTTAATGATGAAGCCTATGAGAATTTATGGGAGCTGCTCCTGACCATTCCTTCAATCGATCATCCGGGGATGTCCGTTAGAGAAGAAATTATAGCCTTTGATACCGCCAACCCGACGCATTCCAACGCCCGGCTCGTAAACAGCAAGGGCGAAGTTGAAGATGTTCTGTCTATGGGCTTCGATATGGCTGACCGGATGGCATTGGGTAAGCTGATCCTTACTCCTGAAGATAAAATGGGCAAAGCGCGGATTAACGACTGGTTCGCACCGCACTTTTTCGAGACCAATTTCTGGTATATGTGGGCAACTACTTTCGCGTTCCAGCCTTGGCACAGCGCAGTTGAATTCAAAAGATATATGATCCGCTTCATTCATGAATTCCCAAGAATACAGACCCTAGAAGGGGTAACTCGCACTCCTTATAACCAATACGATTCCATCATTCTGCCGATGCACAAGTATCTTGAACCCTTCGGCGTAGACTTTACTCTTAAATGCACAGTAACAGACCTCGAGTTTAAAGACGGCGACGGCATTACCGTGACTAAGATGAACGTGCTGCGGGAAGGCGTAGAAGATGTAATCCATGTGAACGAGGGCGATCTCGTAATCGTCACAAACGGTTCCATGACTGAGGGCTCCAGTCTCGGCTCCATGACTTCCGCCCCACAGTTGAACGGTAAGGGAAGCTCATGGAAACTGTGGGAGAACATCGCTGCTAAGAAGCCGGGCCTCGGCAATCCTTCTTCCTTCGATGACCATGTAGACGGATCTAAATGGGAATCTTTTACCGTGACCTTCCAGGATTCCAAGTTCTTCGATCTAATGGAGAAGTTCTCGCGTAACCGTGCCGGGACCGGTGCTTTGGTAACCTTCAAGGATTCCAGCTGGTTCATGTCTATCGTATTGGCCTTCCAGCCGCATTTCCGCAACCAGCCGGAGCATGTGAAAGTATTCTGGGGCTACGGACTGTATCCGGATAAGGTCGGCGATTTTGTGAAGAAAAGAATGTGTGACTGTACCGGGGAAGAAATTATGGAAGAGCTGATCGGGCACCTTCATTTCGAAGAGCATAAGGATGAAATTATGGCTACCGCCAACTGTATCCCTTGCATGATGCCTTATATCACCTCTCAATTCATGCCTAGATTAAACAGTGACAGACCGAAGGTGGTTCCTGAAGGCTCTACAAATCTGGCGTTCGTCGGGCAGTATTGCGAAATTCCGGATGATGTAGTCTTTACTGAAGAGTACTCCGTACGGGCTGCCAGAATTGCAGTTTACACCCTGCTTGGTATCAACCGACCGATTGAACCGATCAACCAGCATCAATTCGATGTGCGAACGTTGTTTACGAGCTTTGTTACTTCTTTTAGATAA
- a CDS encoding DsbA family oxidoreductase: MKIDIWSDYACPFCYIGKRRLENALSQFPHRDQVEVVFRSFQLDPSAKVHGNPNIHDMLAAKYGMTRDKAIAMNEQLAEQARGVGLDFQFDSIVPTNTFDSHRLTHYATKQGKGAEMTERLLRAYFTDSVNLGDRSVLTQLAGEIGLNEQETLDMLESDAYADQVNGDIEEGQRLGVTGVPFFVVNNKYAISGAQPGPVFTEVLDTVWAEEQKAPGLQLVGTDSSKASSDDGCSDGSCGI; encoded by the coding sequence ATGAAGATAGATATTTGGTCCGATTATGCCTGTCCGTTCTGTTATATAGGTAAAAGAAGACTTGAAAATGCATTAAGCCAGTTCCCGCATCGCGATCAGGTGGAAGTTGTTTTTCGCAGCTTTCAATTAGATCCTTCGGCAAAAGTGCATGGAAACCCGAATATCCATGATATGCTTGCGGCTAAGTACGGAATGACCCGAGATAAAGCCATAGCGATGAATGAACAACTGGCGGAGCAGGCTAGAGGTGTCGGTTTGGATTTTCAATTCGACAGCATTGTGCCCACTAACACCTTCGACAGCCACCGATTAACCCACTATGCAACTAAGCAGGGGAAAGGTGCAGAAATGACGGAACGGCTGCTGCGTGCATACTTTACGGATTCGGTGAATCTTGGGGATCGGTCTGTACTGACACAGTTGGCTGGTGAGATTGGTTTAAATGAGCAAGAAACGCTCGATATGCTGGAATCGGATGCTTATGCCGATCAAGTAAACGGAGATATTGAGGAGGGACAGCGTCTGGGAGTCACAGGCGTGCCGTTCTTTGTAGTTAATAATAAATATGCGATTTCGGGTGCACAACCCGGGCCTGTATTCACGGAGGTTCTGGATACCGTATGGGCGGAGGAGCAGAAGGCTCCAGGTTTGCAGTTAGTAGGGACTGATTCTTCAAAAGCTTCTTCCGATGACGGCTGCTCGGACGGCTCTTGCGGCATTTAA
- a CDS encoding MFS transporter yields MEVQSQEKHKNWPIVLLLLLMYVIVAMSDNFKGIFVPLFKEDFGVSNTQIGYVLTACLFMYALFQYIGGILIERFGYKKIISLGIIISMGALILLVTCKSFLVLIIGLSILNSGIAMFNVGVNTLGPVMTVASTAVLMNFVNFSYGTANTTMQQVTGSLLKKGVQWQTFYLVMLFCCAALFIYLLLLRIPYKPQTGGGSYKKRELFRNKLLYFYIAAIGFYVAAEYGIGNWFVNYMSEEFSLDAERRALYMTLFFGLMTFGRIFGGFIADKLGYFRSILIYGSIASVLCIMGISLGKSGLILFAASGLFFSLIYPTLMSTIRGTFKEGASYVTGLILMCGTLIAMAVNLLIGIANDSIGVYYSFYIVAGCLILSTLAVLPIRKWAVLITSE; encoded by the coding sequence ATGGAGGTCCAATCACAAGAGAAACATAAAAACTGGCCGATTGTTCTGCTGCTTCTGCTTATGTACGTTATTGTGGCGATGAGCGACAACTTTAAGGGTATTTTTGTTCCGCTGTTTAAAGAGGATTTTGGCGTTAGCAATACGCAGATTGGTTATGTTCTAACGGCCTGCCTGTTTATGTATGCCCTGTTTCAATATATCGGCGGGATTTTAATTGAAAGATTCGGCTATAAAAAAATCATTTCACTCGGCATCATTATTTCTATGGGCGCATTAATTCTTCTGGTGACCTGTAAATCCTTCTTGGTTCTTATCATAGGCCTATCGATATTAAACTCAGGAATCGCCATGTTCAATGTTGGGGTAAATACTTTAGGACCGGTCATGACAGTGGCTTCAACAGCTGTACTTATGAATTTTGTTAATTTCTCCTATGGAACCGCTAACACAACGATGCAGCAGGTCACGGGAAGTCTGTTGAAAAAAGGGGTTCAGTGGCAAACTTTTTACCTTGTTATGCTATTCTGCTGTGCGGCCCTGTTCATTTATTTGCTGCTGCTGCGAATTCCTTATAAGCCGCAAACCGGAGGAGGCAGCTATAAAAAAAGGGAGTTGTTTCGCAACAAGCTGCTGTACTTTTATATCGCGGCCATCGGCTTTTATGTAGCTGCAGAATATGGCATCGGTAACTGGTTCGTTAATTATATGAGTGAAGAATTCTCTCTGGATGCGGAGCGCAGGGCGCTTTATATGACCTTATTTTTTGGCCTAATGACCTTTGGAAGAATCTTCGGTGGCTTTATTGCCGACAAATTGGGCTATTTCCGCAGCATTCTTATTTATGGGTCCATTGCTTCGGTTCTGTGTATCATGGGAATTTCGTTGGGAAAAAGCGGATTGATTCTATTCGCTGCTTCCGGTCTATTCTTCTCCCTGATCTATCCTACTCTGATGAGCACAATCCGCGGAACCTTTAAGGAAGGTGCCTCCTATGTGACCGGGTTAATTCTGATGTGCGGCACACTGATTGCCATGGCGGTGAATCTGCTAATCGGCATCGCCAATGACAGCATTGGTGTATACTACTCCTTCTATATCGTAGCCGGGTGTCTGATACTCAGTACCTTAGCCGTATTGCCAATACGAAAGTGGGCCGTGCTCATTACTTCCGAGTAA
- a CDS encoding glycosyltransferase family 4 protein, with protein MHIGIFMHTNYFEDFFVKGLGLSEEEYVNSYHNDFSFDYARLLNKSGIRTTIYNFTQKGDQVRTYRHGVVDCTIKFIPVSKPYKAYCAIPFSHRTPIGKYVSQYVSTIQNNLVDILREDGIDLIYAQEYASGRFERLALTAKQLNIPIIAAYHGGSIHKWIMPIKKRTLHKASFLTTLNEDEHRNMVAQFPDMAERIKLVPNFVNSAIFYLRDKKKARAALGLDPETRYIITVGRLFEHQKGHSLLVEAAEHLKRFPRLKILIAGGGPDEQSLKELIVQKGLEDRVILLGSIRDKETLANYYNASELFVLPSRYEGLPLVILEASACGLPTVAFNVMGVRGLVQDGVNGLLVENLDPLGLAASLQKLLEDDKSREAMGEKAQEIVRLNYSEEITSAKLIELFKESVGREAAMRLWPIGGVSESSVIPKLPLLEGLSQK; from the coding sequence ATGCACATTGGCATTTTTATGCACACCAATTACTTTGAAGACTTTTTCGTTAAAGGATTAGGTCTTAGTGAAGAGGAGTATGTAAATTCCTATCACAACGATTTTTCCTTCGATTATGCAAGACTCTTGAACAAAAGTGGAATCCGTACGACAATTTACAATTTTACGCAGAAGGGTGATCAGGTTCGGACTTACCGGCATGGGGTGGTGGATTGTACGATTAAATTTATACCGGTGAGCAAGCCTTATAAGGCTTATTGCGCCATTCCCTTTTCACATCGGACACCTATCGGGAAGTATGTCTCGCAGTATGTGTCCACGATACAGAATAATCTTGTTGATATTTTGAGGGAAGATGGAATTGACCTGATCTACGCTCAGGAATATGCTTCCGGCCGATTTGAACGCCTGGCACTTACTGCCAAGCAGCTGAATATACCAATCATTGCCGCCTATCACGGGGGCAGTATTCATAAATGGATTATGCCGATCAAAAAGCGTACGCTGCATAAAGCTTCATTTCTTACCACTCTGAATGAGGACGAACACCGCAATATGGTTGCACAATTCCCGGATATGGCAGAACGGATAAAGCTTGTGCCAAACTTCGTGAATTCAGCAATCTTTTACTTAAGGGATAAGAAAAAAGCCCGGGCTGCACTCGGACTCGATCCGGAGACCCGGTATATCATCACCGTGGGCCGTTTGTTTGAACATCAGAAAGGCCATTCCCTGTTGGTGGAGGCGGCAGAGCATCTGAAGAGGTTTCCTCGTCTTAAGATATTAATCGCCGGCGGTGGACCGGACGAGCAGAGCTTAAAAGAGTTAATCGTACAAAAGGGGTTGGAGGATAGAGTCATTTTGCTCGGCTCCATACGGGACAAGGAGACCCTGGCCAACTATTACAATGCTTCAGAATTATTCGTACTCCCATCACGTTATGAAGGATTGCCTTTGGTTATACTGGAGGCCAGCGCATGCGGACTTCCAACGGTGGCTTTTAATGTTATGGGTGTAAGAGGGCTGGTCCAAGACGGAGTAAATGGACTGCTGGTGGAAAACCTTGATCCGCTTGGCCTTGCGGCTTCTCTGCAGAAGCTGCTGGAGGATGATAAGAGCCGTGAAGCTATGGGGGAGAAAGCACAAGAAATTGTCCGCTTGAACTATTCGGAAGAGATTACGAGTGCCAAATTAATTGAACTGTTTAAGGAAAGCGTGGGCCGCGAGGCTGCGATGAGGTTGTGGCCCATAGGCGGCGTATCAGAGAGCAGCGTAATTCCGAAACTTCCTTTATTAGAGGGGCTGTCTCAAAAGTAG
- a CDS encoding glycosyltransferase family 2 protein, with product MHDLSIVIPTRNRIDDLTLCIQSIGKQIKLTNISIELLIVDDGDIPEGLLNYYRAILAGLPNAELRYYRKTKPGVWLSRYEALGLIDGEILLTFDDDAELDDPEYIRHMLETYAMDPAIVGVGGIAKGLTSSSTGKLLGRLTCQMSSSPGRLSASTLAGSLLLWGETKDIFETDFFHGCNMSFRRSALQDMKPYPWMTSYAVADDIYMCHLASHYGKLVINPNMKITHHESPSSRDKAGRVARATAVNHYYLLNLRKAPIKNYAALLWTLTYLTVKETLKQNFNAVKGYISGILFVLNPRKNKYNEYMLD from the coding sequence ATGCATGATCTATCCATAGTCATTCCAACGCGAAATCGTATTGACGATCTCACATTATGTATACAATCCATTGGGAAGCAGATCAAGCTTACGAATATATCTATTGAACTACTTATCGTTGATGATGGTGATATTCCTGAAGGCTTACTGAACTATTACCGGGCCATCCTTGCCGGACTGCCGAACGCGGAGTTGCGATACTATAGAAAAACCAAACCCGGCGTGTGGTTGTCCCGTTACGAAGCGCTTGGGCTGATCGACGGAGAAATTCTGCTAACCTTTGATGACGATGCGGAGCTCGATGATCCGGAGTACATTCGGCATATGCTGGAGACCTATGCGATGGATCCTGCCATTGTCGGAGTTGGCGGTATCGCTAAAGGCCTTACCAGCAGTTCTACGGGCAAGCTGCTCGGCAGGTTAACTTGCCAAATGTCCAGCTCTCCAGGCAGGCTATCGGCGAGTACGCTCGCAGGATCCCTGCTTTTATGGGGAGAAACCAAGGACATCTTCGAGACTGACTTTTTCCATGGCTGCAACATGTCGTTCCGACGCTCAGCTCTTCAGGATATGAAACCCTACCCATGGATGACCAGTTATGCCGTTGCTGATGATATTTATATGTGTCATCTGGCGAGCCATTACGGGAAGCTTGTGATTAATCCCAATATGAAAATCACTCACCATGAATCTCCTAGCTCCCGTGATAAAGCTGGACGAGTTGCCCGGGCCACCGCTGTTAATCATTATTATTTACTCAATTTACGCAAGGCTCCTATAAAGAACTACGCCGCACTGCTATGGACATTGACATACTTAACTGTAAAAGAAACATTGAAGCAGAACTTCAATGCCGTAAAGGGGTATATTTCCGGCATTCTATTCGTCCTCAATCCGCGGAAAAATAAATATAACGAGTATATGCTGGACTAG
- a CDS encoding FAD:protein FMN transferase has translation MFKNKKTTLILAAIVIIIAVAVGAWMLLNNKENENTQASNDGQNVTQVSTDGGTRSMSQTFYIYDTVVNIKVFGDTVAQKNMDDILHLLERLDIALSRTKEGGEVYAVNQAAGKEAVVVSDDTLDVVKQSLKYAEEMNGLFDPTIGPLVDLWNIGSGGEKVPPQADIDKTKALTNYKNVIIDEAAKTVKLTQEGMVLDLGGIGKGYAADRVADYLKAEGLDSAMINLGGSSIIALGTKPDGAPWNIGLQDPDQSRGTQLGTIKVSDEVIDASGVYERFFIQDEVRYHHILDPRTGFPSQNGLKSITIMSPNATDADALSTGVFLMGLEEGMKYLESLPEAIEAFFITDDNKIYATSGIRERLQLTDPTYSFGN, from the coding sequence ATGTTTAAGAACAAAAAAACGACGCTTATTCTAGCCGCTATCGTGATCATCATTGCAGTAGCAGTCGGTGCTTGGATGCTTCTTAACAACAAGGAAAATGAGAATACACAAGCCTCGAATGATGGGCAGAATGTTACGCAGGTATCCACAGACGGCGGAACGAGATCGATGTCCCAGACGTTCTACATTTACGATACGGTGGTTAATATTAAAGTTTTTGGTGACACCGTAGCGCAGAAAAATATGGATGATATCCTTCATTTGCTGGAGAGATTGGACATTGCGCTTAGCCGTACCAAAGAAGGTGGCGAGGTGTATGCCGTGAATCAGGCGGCCGGTAAAGAAGCGGTTGTTGTCTCTGACGATACTCTGGATGTGGTTAAGCAATCCCTGAAGTATGCAGAGGAAATGAATGGACTGTTCGATCCGACCATTGGTCCTCTTGTGGATCTTTGGAATATCGGAAGCGGTGGCGAGAAAGTTCCTCCGCAAGCTGACATTGATAAAACCAAAGCTCTCACTAACTATAAAAATGTGATTATTGATGAAGCTGCCAAGACTGTAAAACTGACGCAAGAAGGCATGGTGCTTGATTTAGGCGGGATCGGCAAAGGATATGCAGCTGACCGGGTAGCTGACTATTTGAAGGCTGAAGGCTTGGACAGTGCCATGATTAACCTAGGCGGCAGCAGTATTATTGCCCTCGGTACTAAACCAGACGGCGCCCCGTGGAATATTGGACTCCAAGATCCGGATCAAAGCCGCGGAACCCAGCTGGGAACCATCAAAGTCAGCGATGAGGTTATCGATGCTTCCGGTGTTTATGAACGCTTTTTCATTCAGGATGAGGTTCGTTACCACCATATTCTTGATCCGCGTACAGGCTTCCCGTCACAGAACGGACTGAAAAGTATCACGATTATGAGTCCTAATGCTACGGATGCGGATGCCTTGTCTACGGGTGTTTTCCTAATGGGTCTGGAAGAAGGTATGAAATATCTCGAGTCACTTCCTGAAGCAATCGAGGCTTTCTTCATTACGGATGACAACAAGATTTACGCTACATCGGGAATTAGAGAGAGGTTGCAGCTAACCGATCCTACGTATAGTTTTGGTAATTAA
- a CDS encoding HAD family hydrolase, translating into MQKTTKLAIFFDLDDTLYNHLVPFRDGVREVLGLTENAVNIADLFHRVRHHSDLLWPKYLQGELELEETRLLRMELAFAEFGLDLNREMAAEVQAAYIDRQYKIKLIDGVLPQLQRFISGGHTVGIITNGPEDHQMKKIRALGVDKLIPEDRIFISDAVGIAKPDPEIFAYVNRKTETTPEHCLYIGDTWGNDVVGALEAGWKVCWYNPRDRQPLTDHVPSYTFTTYDEFKELPIL; encoded by the coding sequence GTGCAAAAGACTACTAAGCTGGCTATTTTTTTTGATTTGGATGATACCCTTTACAATCATTTGGTGCCCTTTCGAGACGGGGTGCGGGAAGTGCTGGGGCTTACCGAGAATGCTGTGAACATAGCGGATTTATTTCATAGAGTAAGGCATCATAGCGATTTGCTCTGGCCTAAATATTTGCAGGGAGAGCTTGAACTTGAGGAAACGCGGCTACTGCGGATGGAGCTGGCTTTTGCCGAGTTTGGATTGGATTTAAATCGGGAGATGGCAGCAGAGGTACAGGCTGCTTACATCGACCGTCAATATAAAATCAAGCTGATAGACGGAGTACTTCCACAGCTACAGAGATTCATTTCCGGCGGTCATACGGTAGGGATTATTACCAACGGCCCGGAAGATCACCAAATGAAGAAAATTCGCGCCTTGGGTGTAGATAAGCTTATTCCCGAAGACCGGATCTTTATCTCTGATGCTGTTGGGATTGCCAAACCGGACCCGGAAATCTTTGCTTACGTTAACAGGAAGACAGAAACTACGCCTGAGCATTGCCTGTATATTGGGGATACCTGGGGCAACGATGTGGTTGGGGCTCTGGAGGCAGGCTGGAAGGTGTGTTGGTACAACCCTAGAGACAGACAGCCGCTTACAGACCATGTGCCAAGTTATACCTTTACCACCTATGATGAGTTCAAGGAACTTCCTATTTTATAA